A single window of Aspergillus flavus chromosome 4, complete sequence DNA harbors:
- a CDS encoding putative luciferase yields the protein MDVVSSPFPSVDIPDVDLWSFLFERPDRPYPADKVLFTAADTERCLTYTQVRQRALTFGHSLCRKWEWQKGDVLVVFTDNSIDVPPIVWGTLAIGGVVCPVNPNYRAEELLHPLQDTKARALVTQRARAPVAFEAAKRANIPRDRVLLLDELTEDDFHDGRMNGPHSAPIDRPAEDLAFLVYSSGTTGLPKAVMLSHRNMIANLLQTASVDNGVLAWNGGLHGEGDSTLALLPFFHIYGITYLLNHTVYLGLSTFVMPRFQFDTFCATIQKHRITYAYVVPPIILELVSNPRITEYDLSSLRMMLSAAAPLAVELIQTLHQKLKLSVRQAYGMSECAPCTHMQTWNETHTHLGSVGRLLPNMTAKYAPVEGETGRSKELWVKGPNVFLGYLNNPKANSESFSEDGYYKTGDVGHEDENGHFYITDRVKELIKYNGFQVAPAELEAIALGHPAITDVAVTGIKDGQSGTELPRAYVVVAPGYEGNQSTADAISQYVSDQVINYKRLRGGVRFVQAIPRNPSGKILRRELKKLDRVAKL from the exons ATGGATGTGGTATCCTCCCCATTTCCTTCGGTCGACATTCCGGATGTCGACCtttggtcttttctcttcgaACGACCTGATCGGCCATATCCGGCTGATAAAG TTCTGTTCACCGCCGCTGACACTGAGCGGTGTCTCACGTATACGCAAGTCCGCCAACGGGCGCTGACCTTCGGCCACTCCTTATGTCGAAAATGGGAATGGCAGAAAGGCGACGTCCTAGTCGTCTTCACCGATAACTCTATTGATGTGCCACCGATTGTTTGGGGTACCCTTGCGATCGGTGGCGTGGTCTGTCCGGTGAACCCTAACTACCGCGCGGAGGAGCTGCTGCATCCCTTACAAGATACCAAAGCCAGGGCACTCGTAACACAGCGAGCTCGAGCTCCGGTGGCTTTTGAGGCCGCCAAACGTGCTAATATCCCCCGCGACCGCGTATTACTTCTGGATGAACTGACAGAAGATGACTTCCACGACGGGAGAATGAATGGGCCACATTCGGCCCCGATTGACCGTCCAGCGGAAGATTTGGCTTTCTTGGTCTACTCATCCGGCACGACCGGTCTCCCCAAGGCTGTGATGCTTTCACATCGCAACATGATCGCAAACTTGCTGCAGACCGCATCGGTCGATAACGGCGTGTTGGCATGGAATGGAGGCTTGCACGGCGAGGGCGATAGCACCCTGGCTCTGttgcctttctttcataTATACG GTATCACATACCTCCTGAATCATACCGTCTACCTCGGTCTGTCGACGTTCGTCATGCCCCGGTTTCAGTTCGATACATTCTGCGCCACCATCCAGAAACATCGAATCACCTACGCATATGTAGTTCCGCCGATTATCCTGGAACTGGTGTCCAATCCTCGTATCACTGAGTATGACCTCAGCTCGCTGCGAATGATGCTCTCCGCTGCTGCGCCGCTCGCGGTGGAGTTAATCCAAACTTTGCATCAGAAGCTCAAGCTTAGTGTGCGTCAGGCGTATGGGATGAGTGAATGTGCTCCGTGTACGCACATGCAG ACCTGGAACGAGACGCACACCCATCTGGGCTCCGTTGGCCGTCTTCTCCCGAATATGACTGCAAAGTATGCCCCGGTTGAGGGGGAGACGGGACGATCTAAAGAGCTCTGGGTCAAAGGCCCGAATGTCTTTCTTGGATATCTGAATAATCCGAAGGCCAACAGTGAATCCTTTTCTGAGGATGGCTATTATAAGACTGGTGATGTGGGGCacgaggatgagaatggccACTTCTATATCACCGACCGAGTGAAAGAGTTGATCAAGTATAACGGATTTCAGGTGGCACCGGCTGAACTCGAGGCCATCGCTCTAGGGCATCCCGCCATCACGGATGTGGCTGTGACGGGTATCAAGGACGGCCAGTCAGGGACAGAACTGCCCCGAGCATATGTGGTTGTGGCGCCGGGATACGAGGGTAACCAGAGCACTGCTGATGCTATATCCCAGTATGTGAGTGATCAGGTGATTAACTACAAGCGTTTGCGTGGAGGAGTCCGATTTGTGCAGGCTATTCCACGAAACCCATCCGGGAAGATTTTGCGACGAGAactgaagaagttggaccGAGTGGCCAAGCTGTAG
- a CDS encoding putative flavin-binding monooxygenase (involved in K+ transport), with protein MAGFQAGRPVGNHDYTSATVVIIGAGISGLCMAIDVIKRSQCRNIVILEKGNQVGGTWTDNRYPGCACDIWSTLYSFSFEQKTDWTREHPGQEEIRDYLIHVAEKYGLYKFIRFNTTVQEARWDDKQLKWKVSVATSGAKEPQFHDSYDITTDFLVSAVGQLNVPSWPSIPGLDDFTGKLMHSARWDWTYDFTGKRVAIIGNGATCAQIVPELAKSVSQVTVYQRTPNWVIPRYDTSVSSLQRFLLSYVPPIRWCKRALMMQAREFSHDAIAKSNSALAGYIRKISIATMKSQLCDKPELWDKLIPDYSPGCKRLIPSDDYFPALNKKNVHLETRPIQRVTESGIETVDGALQEYDLIVAATGFRSVEFMHPIQVYGRNGRPVSDVWKDGAAAYYGVTVEDLPNFGMLYGPNTNLGHNSIILMAEAQSRYLSTLIGEVVRAKARSDSLVFQPRSDVVAAFNERLQEELERSTFADPQCHSWYKLENGRITNNWPGRVVQYQKELSRVQWEDYTIEGTGKSMMERKKTTNIGRVQEELPVRSSTLVLGALGVALAVGGYYMNGPKALQRRR; from the exons ATGGCCGGGTTTCAAGCAGGTCGTCCGGTCGGAAACCATGACTATACGTCCGCTACCGTAGTTATTATAGGGGCGGGCATATCTG GCCTCTGTATGGCTATTGATGTCATCAAGCGAAGCCAATGTCGTAATATTGTCATTCTGGAGAAAGGCAACCAGGTCGGAGGTACCTGGACTGACAACAGATACCCGGGATGCGCCTGCGACA TCTGGAGCACGTTGTACAGCTTCTCCTTTGAGCAAAAGACCGATTGGACAAGAGAGCATCCGGGTCAGGAGGAAATTCGG GACTATCTCATCCACGTTGCAGAGAAATATGGTCTCTATAAATTCATCCGCTTCAATACGACCGTGCAAGAAGCTCGCTGGGACGACAAACAGCTCAAGTGGAAGGTCAGCGTGGCCACGTCAGGGGCCAAAGAGCCCCAGTTCCACGATTCATACGATATCACAACCGACTTTCTGGTTTCTGCGGTTGGTCAGCTCAATGTGCCTAGTTGGCCCTCTATCCCCGGTCTCGACGACTTCACCGGCAAATTGATGCATTCTGCCCGGTGGGACTGGACGTATGATTTCACCGGAAAACGTGTCGCCATCATCGGAAATG GCGCCACCTGCGCCCAAATCGTCCCCGAACTGGCCAAATCGGTGTCGCAAGTCACGGTGTACCAGCGGACCCCCAACTGGGTCATCCCTCGGTACGATACGAGTGTCTCGTCTCTTCAAAGATTCTTGCTCTCCTACGTGCCGCCTATCCGCTGGTGCAAACGCGCCCTCATGATGCAAGCTCGCGAATTCAGCCATGATGCTATCGCCAAGTCCAACTCGGCATTGGCAGGGTATATACGCAAAATATCCATCGCTACCATGAAAAGCCAGCTGTGTGATAAGCCAGAGCTATGGGATAAGCTGATCCCCGATTACTCGCCCGGCTGCAAGCGTCTCATACCATCGGATGACTACTTCCCCGCattgaacaagaaaaacGTGCATCTTGAGACGCGACCGATCCAGCGCGTTACCGAGTCGGGAATCGAAACGGTTGATGGCGCCCTTCAAGAGTATGATCTCATTGTTGCTGCGACGGGATTCCGTTCCGTCGAGTTTATGCATCCCATCCAGGTGTACGGGCGAAACGGACGTCCTGTGTCAGATGTGTGGAAGGATGGGGCCGCAGCCTACTACGGTGTCACGGTTGAGGACCTCCCCAATTTTGGTATGCTGTACGGACCGAACACGAATCTAG GACATAACTCTATCATCCTAATGGCTGAGGCACAGTCGCGTTACCTGAGCACGCTGATCGGTGAGGTCGTGCGTGCCAAAGCTCGCAGCGACTCGTTGGTGTTCCAGCCTCGGTCGGATGTAGTAGCTGCGTTCAATGAACGCCTCCAGGAGGAGTTAGAGAGAAGTACCTTCGCCGATCCGCAGTGCCATAGCTGGTATAAGCTGGAGAATGGTCGGATCACCAACAACTGGCCAGGCCGGGTGGTCCAGTATCAGAAGGAGCTGTCACGGGTGCAATGGGAGGATTATACTATTGAGGGGACGGGCAAGTCCATGATGGAGCgcaagaaaacaaccaataTCGGTCGTGTTCAGGAAGAATTGCCCGTGCGTTCCTCGACTTTAGTGCTGGGCGCTCTGGGAGTGGCCCTGGCGGTGGGTGGGTACTATATGAATGGACCAAAAGCTTTACAGCGGCGCCGTTGa
- a CDS encoding alkaline-phosphatase-like protein, which translates to MILLLFRTLAQRVPWRSLAVVGAIIVIPFSLMMSGMMASNTSFYVVTGAEIHWRQATSFHADAAAMRTLLTGLAGFLIVEGILLTVNWFVAGFIHRVTGGILHVLAWPIRALVERLRPCFHRVYGSVRRQPLPDPEIYEQIAVDDYLDDKSDDGESDHLLHTGTATGSTAPTERRRTDTPMRRFVVLGLFALFLLLRFLRPWAPAYLYLSGTLPLTPFFEGGHRKSPVDTTALPGDYGWLEERSSLHPAPGWDWMPQKGLPGFSDWDKTDRFALHYTPSMDPLHISNRDNPVLDSIRPVLEDNSVKIKHVIMLKLESTRGDVFPLKKDSFMWNRIAESHKDKQIPPEIQDRLSNLTRTAEWLTGFDAGFEHTDSLHADRKAYGGISARNAHTTGTYTLKSLVGTLCGVTPLVTDFNREYKHHIYQPCLPHVFNALSQQHDITNQTDDFTAWPWHSVWMQSVTETYDNQDKLTPALGYHDKITKETLEEPSSKHFPVKSEEINYYGYADTELRDYIRDAIDDAEASHTRLFLTHLTGTTHHPWGMPHDEYEEFMGSSWTGHNNDVNRYLNTIGFGDNWIAEIISILEEKGIADETLIVMAGDHGLSLPNDGGVTPYDNPHVGSFHVPIVLAHPKLPPVEVSTPVNSNQIVPTILDLLIESRSLSEGSGRAARDILSLYEGQSMLRPLVQEEDGKQNWQFTVMNTGGTWLAVRSAARPAFRLVIPLVDDLEWRFTDLEKDPIELKPIKHFSLMDMANELDQKYGQDVVDWLRDAAHVTEWWVLDNWHRYRYIPQIKISKDGKISKGKDSGDKGSDDKDSDDTDSDDSEDSKR; encoded by the exons ATGATCCTGCTATTGTTCCGCACCCTCGCCCAGAGGGTTCCGTGGCGGTCTTTGGCTGTTGTGGGCGCGATCATCGTCATTCCGTTCAG TTTGATGATGTCCGGAATGATGGCCTCCAATACCTCCTTCTACGTCGTGACTGGCGCCGAAATTCACTGGCGACAAGCCACATCCTTCCATGCCGACGCCGCCGCGATGCGGACCCTCCTGACGGGATTGGCCGGTTTCCTGATTGTGGAAGGTATTCTATTGACGGTGAATTGGTTTGTGGCAGGATTCATTCATCGGGTGACGGGTGGAATCTTGCACGTGTTGGCCTGGCCGATCCGTGCTTTGGTGGAGCGCCTGCGACCCTGTTTTCATCGCGTCTACGGTAGTGTCCGGCGGCAGCCCCTTCCGGACCCGGAGATTTACGAGCAGATTGCGGTCGATGATTATCTGGACGATAAGAGTGATGATGGAGAATCGGACCATCTGTTGCACACCGGGACCGCGACCGGAAGCACGGCCCCAACGGAGCGCAGGCGGACGGATACCCCCATGCGTCGATTTGTCGTGTTGGGTTTGTTCGCCTTGTTCCTGCTCCTCCGTTTCCTTCGTCCGTGGGCGCCGGCGTACTTGTATCTCTCAGGCACCCTGCCGTTGACACCGTTCTTTGAGGGTGGACACCGGAAGTCTCCCGTCGACACGACGGCCTTGCCGGGGGATTATGGCTGGCTGGAAGAGCGGTCATCCTTGCACCCCGCACCGGGTTGGGACTGGATGCCGCAGAAGGGGCTCCCCGGATTCTCTGATTGGGATAAGACCGACCGTTTCGCCTTGCACTACACGCCGAGTATGGACCCATTGCACATCTCCAACCGGGATAACCCTGTCCTCGATTCCATCCGTCCCGTGCTGGAGGACAACAGTGTTAAGATCAAACATGTTATTATGCTAAAACTTGAGAGTACTCGAGGCGATGTCTTCCCCTTGAAGAAGGACTCGTTCATGTGGAATCGCATTGCGGAATCCCACAAGGATAAGCAGATCCCACCCGAGATCCAGGACCGTCTCTCCAACCTGACTCGCACTGCCGAGTGGCTGACCGGTTTTGATGCCGGATTCGAGCATACCGATTCGCTCCACGCCGATCGCAAAGCGTACGGTGGCATTAGCGCGCGGAACGCTCACACGACTGGTACCTACACGCTGAAGAGTCTAGTGGGTACGCTGTGTGGCGTGACGCCTCTGGTAACCGACTTCAACCGCGAATACAAGCATCATATATATCAGCCGTGTCTGCCTCACGTGTTTAATGCGTTGAGCCAGCAACACGATATCACCAACCAGACTGATGACTTTACTGCGTGGCCGTGGCACTCCGTGTGGATGCAGTCGGTGACGGAAACCTACGACAACCAGGATAAGTTGACCCCGGCTCTGGGCTACCACGACAAGATCACCAAGGAGACGCTGGAGGAACCCAGCTCAAAGCACTTCCCGGTCAAGTCGGAGGAGATCAACTACTATGGCTATGCGGATACCGAACTACGGGATTACATTCGCGATGCGATTGATGATGCGGAGGCTAGCCACACccgcctcttcctcacccACCTGACCGGTACCACGCATCATCCATGGGGAATGCCACATGATGAGTACGAGGAGTTCATGGGATCGTCGTGGACCGGACACAACAATGACGTTAACCGCTACCTGAATACAATTGGGTTCGGCGACAACTGGATCGCTGAGATTATTAGCATtctggaggagaagggcatTGCGGATGAGACGTTGATTGTCATGGCCGGTGATCACGGTCTGTCGCTGCCGAACGACGGCGGCGTCACGCCCTACGACAACCCGCATGTCGGCAGTTTCCACGTTCCCATTGTGCTTGCGCATCCGAAACTGCCTCCGGTCGAGGTTTCTACCCCTGTGAACAGTAATCAGATTGTGCCGACCATTTTGGACTTGCTGATTGAGTCGCGGTCGTTGAGCGAAGGCAGCGGCCGTGCGGCGCGCGACATCCTATCCCTGTATGAAGGGCAGTCCATGCTCCGCCCCTTGGTTCAAGAAGAGGACGGAAAACAGAACTGGCAGTTCACCGTCATGAACACTGGCGGTACTTGGCTCGCGGTGCGCTCGGCGGCGCGACCGGCGTTCCGTTTGGTCATTCCATTGGTTGACGATCTGGAATGGCGATTCACCGACCTGGAGAAGGATCCGATCGAACTCAAACCCATCAAACACTTCAGTCTCATGGATATGGCCAACGAACTTGACCAGAAGTACGGACAGGACGTCGTGGACTGGCTTCGCGATGCCGCACATGTCACTGAGTGGTGGGTGCTCGATAATTGGCACCGCTATCGGTACATTCCGCAGATCAAGATCTCGAAAGACGGCAAAATTTCCAAGGGCAAGGACTCGGGTGACAAGGGCTCAGACGACAAGGACTCCGATGATACGGATTCTGACGACTCCGAGGACTCGAAGCGTTGA
- a CDS encoding cellobiose dehydrogenase, whose protein sequence is MDPRAGCRAICIGAFVLVSSVGAIVYLGLDPADVKCCHSSSELNPWALFIMKLVNRLLASFLSVSTVLQSCWAQSGTPVAYTDTETGITFDTWSVPAGTGTGGLVFGVALPGSALTTDATEFIGYLQCASQNASSAGWCGISLGGGMNNNLLFLAYPYEDTVLTSLRFGSGYSMPGVYTGNANVTQISSSINATHFTLLFRCENCLTWDQNGQTGNATTSKGRLVLGWAQSTESPSNPSCPDNISLVQHDNQGIISATLDENAASVSYEDWVKLANKTVPGDCSGDGGGGTEPTPVPVPDGATYDYIVVGGGAGGIPVADRLSEAGHSVLLIEKGPPSSGRWGGTMKPSWLDDTNLTRFDVPGLCNQIWVDSNGIACSDTDQMAGCVLGGGTAVNAGLWWRPNPVDWDYNFPEGWQSSDMQAPADRVFSRIPGTTTPSTDGKLYYQQGADILFNGLQSAGWSSVTLNDVPAQKTKTFGHAPFMFSGGERGGPMGTYLVSASERDNFARWSNTTVKRVVREGGRITGVEVEATLNGGYAGTVNVTANTGRVILSAGTFGTPKVLMRSGIGPKDQLSIVKNSTDGETMIAESEWIELPVGENLVDHVNVSVKRTGEVAIMLIRCLQTDVVVTHPDVVFYDFKAAYKTPIESDATSYLNDRTGIFAQAAPNIGPIIFDEVTGSDGIKRQIQWTARVEGGHDTPDGHAMTISQYLGRGSTSRGRMTITAGLDTVVSTLPFLRDESDVNAVIQGIQNLKMALNGTGFTWNYPSRNTSIAEFVKTMPITAGTRRANHWMGTCKIGTDDGRTGGSAVVDLNTKVYGTDNLFVVDASIFPGMITTNPSAYIVTVAEHAAEKILAL, encoded by the exons ATGGATCCGCGGGCCGGGTGTCGAGCCATCTGTATCGGGGCATTCGTCCTGGTGTCATCCGTGGGCGCCATTGTATATCTAGGGCTCGACCCCGCCGATGTGAAATGCTGTCATTCGTCTTCGGAGCTCAACCCTTGGGCACTTTTCATCATGAAGCTCGTTAACCGTTTGCTCGCTTCATTCCTGTCAGTGAGCACCG TGTTGCAGTCATGTTGGGCCCAGTCCGGCACACCGGTTGCCTACACGGATACTGAGACGGGCATCACGTTTGACACGTGGTCGGTACCTGCTGGTACGGGTACGGGGGGTCTCGTCTTCGGTGTAGCCCTGCCGGGTTCGGCGTTGACCACCGATGCGACGGAGTTTATCGGTTACCTG CAATGCGCGTCCCAAAATGCCTCGTCCGCTGGCTGGTGTGGCATTTCATTGGGTGGTGGCATGAACAACAatctcttgttcttggccTATCCGTACGAGGATACGGTCTTGACCTCCCTGCGATTCGGTTCGGGCTATAGCATGCCCGGGGTCTATACCGGCAATGCCAATGTCACCCAGATTTCTTCAAGCATCAATGCCACTCACTTTACGTTGCTTTTCCGTTGCGAGAATTGTCTGACCTGGGACCAAAATGGCCAAACCGGAAACGCGACCACAAGCAAGGGTAGGTTAGTCCTGGGATGGGCGCAGTCTACGGAGAGCCCGTCGAACCCGTCCTGTCCGGATAATATCAGCTTAGTGCAGCATGACAACCAGGGTATCATCTCGGCTACTCTCGATGAGAATGCTGCCAGTGTGTCCTACGAGGACTGGGTCAAGCTGGCTAACAAGACTGTTCCCGGGGACTGCTCTGGTGACGGTGGTGGCGGCACCGAGCCGACTCCTGTTCCTGTCCCTGACGGTGCTACATACGACTATATTGTCGTCGGTGGAGGTGCCGGGGGTATCCCTGTCGCCGATCGGCTGAGTGAGGCTGGACACAGCGTTCTCCTCATCGAGAAAGGTCCTCCTTCCTCGGGACGCTGGGGTGGCACCATGAAGCCCAGCTGGCTGGATGATACCAATCTGACGCGATTTGATGTGCCTGGGCTGTGCAACCAGATCTGGGTCGACTCCAACGGTATCGCCTGCAGTGATACCGACCAGATGGCAGGTTGTGTGCTGGGCGGAGGCACCGCCGTCAACGCCGGATTGTGGTGGAGG CCAAATCCCGTTGACTGGGACTACAACTTCCCCGAGGGATGGCAGTCGTCCGACATGCAGGCTCCCGCGGACCGCGTGTTCTCGCGAATCCCTGGAACCACAACCCCCTCCACCGATGGAAAGCTTTATTACCAGCAAGGAGCCGATATACTGTTCAATGGCTTGCAATCCGCCGGATGGTCTTCCGTCACCCTCAACGATGTCCCGGCCCAGAAAACGAAGACCTTTGGCCACGCACCATTCATGTTCTCTGGTGGTGAGCGTGGAGGGCCCATGGGGACGTATCTGGTGTCGGCGAGCGAGAGAGATAATTTTGCCCGCTGGTCGAACACGACTGTGAAGAGGGTTGTTCGTGAAGGCGGACGTATCACTGGAGTTGAGGTCGAGGCGACCCTCAATGGTGGCTACGCGGGTACCGTCAATGTAACTGCCAATACGGGTCGAGTCATTCTTTCTGCGGGAACATTTGGAACGCCAAAGGTCCTTATGAGAA GTGGTATCGGCCCGAAGGACCAGCTGTCCATTGTGAAGAACTCAACTGACGGAGAGACAATGATTGCTGAATCTGAGTGGATCGAACTTCCAGTTGGCGAGAACTTGGTCGATCATGTCAATGTGAGTGTCAAGCGTACTGGAGAGGTTGCTATTATGCTAATAAGATGTTTGCAGACTGATGTTGTGGTGACCCACCCTGATGTTGTCTTCTATGATTTCAAAGCAGCATACAAGACCCCCATCGAGAGTGATGCGACGAGCTATCTGA ACGATCGCACCGGGATCTTCGCGCAGGCTGCGCCTAACATTGGTCCTAT AATCTTCGACGAAGTCACCGGTTCTGATGGCATTAAACGACAGATACAGTGGACTGCTCGTGTGGAAGGCGGTCACGATACGCCTGACGGAC ACGCTATGACCATTAGCCAATACCTCGGCCGCGGCTCAACCTCGCGTGGCCGCATGACCATCACGGCGGGACTGGACACTGTGGTCTCGACGCTGCCATTCCTGCGGGACGAGAGCGACGTCAATGCTGTGATCCAGGGAATCCAGAACCTGAAGATGGCCCTGAACGGAACGGGATTTACCTGGAACTATCCTTCTCGGAACACTTCCATTGCCGAGTTTGTCAAGACT ATGCCAATCACTGCCGGAACACGCCGAGCTAATCACTGGATGG GAACCTGCAAAATAGGTACAGATGATGGCCGTACTGGAGGTAGCGCCGTTGTTGATTTGAATACGAAGGTCTATGGAACGGACAACCTGTTCGTCGTGGATGCTAGTATCTTCCCGGGCATGATCACGACCAATCCTTCGGCTTACATTGTCACGGTCGCGGAGCATGCAGCTGAAAAGATTCTTGCGCTGTGA
- a CDS encoding major facilitator superfamily domain-containing protein, translated as MDAKHSSPETPDTEKDRPVVDLEEIGEREGYMLYTPRNKNQNLKTTDDGQTVLIPQPTNFPHDPLNWSPFRKNLILFVISATAFLPDYGSATGAVTLLQQAKQWNMTEDHVNHSQAGNIFMLGVGGPIVVALSAYFGRLPVLFYFVLMALATAIWCTAAQSFESFMAARILNGFFSTVAQGGGLMFIKDMFFLHEQARKINIWSGSIILSPYLGPMFAAFITNTQVWQWAFGLYSIETGLCLIAIILFVEETYYDRKNIQPDLIPNAPRWKRMLGIQQRRSGYMVNTPKDAIMRPITVIMKPVVFLSTIYYMLTFAWVVGVNTTLSIFVGPLYGFGPKQIGFFYFTPVVAAILGELTGHWLHDYLAKLSTNRNQGRLEPEARLLAIWFATPFILAGIILLGFALEGAYHYMLTALGWGFYVFGVMIVTVAINAYVLDSYPEASGEVAAWVCFGRTTGGFIVSYFMVEWAGKQGARRQFGTMAGIVAGAVLIVLVLQVRGKELRGWAGPVRFKTG; from the exons ATGGATGCTAAACACTCATCGCCAGAGACTCCAGACACTGAGAAGGACCGGCCCGTGGTCGATTTGGAGGAGATTGGAGAGCGCGAAGGCTACATGCTTTACACGCCGCGTAACAAGAATCAGAATCTAAAAACCACGGATGATGGCCAAACCGTGCTTATTCCGCAGCCCACAAACTTTCCCCATGATCCGCTCAATTGGTCGCCGTTCAGGAAGAACCTTATCCTTTTTGTTATCTCGGCTACTGCGTTTCTCCCGGACTATGGAAGTGCCACCGGTGCGGTTACGCTTCTCCAGCAAGCTAA ACAGTGGAATATGACAGAGGACCATGTCAACCACTCTCAGGCTGGTAATATCTTTATGTTAGGTGTTGGCGGCCCCATCGTTGTGGCTCTGTCTGCATACTTCGGCCGTCTGCCGGTGCTGTTTTATTTTGTGCTGATGGCCCTTGCTACCGCAATCTGGTGCACTGCAGCGCAATCATTCGAATCATTCATG GCTGCCCGAATCCTTAACGGATTTTTCTCCACGGTTGCACAAGGC GGTGGCCTCATGTTCATCAAAGACATGTTCTTCCTGCATGAACAGGCTCGCAAGATCAATATTTGGTCTGGATCCATCATCCTCTCGCCCTACCTGGGCCCGATGTTCGCGGCCTTCATAACAAACACCCAGGTCTGGCAATGGGCTTTCGGTCTATACAGCATTGAAACCGGTCTGTGTCTAATTGCCATCATACTCTTCGTTGAGGAAACGTACTATGATCGCAAGAACATTCAACCAGACCTCATCCCCAATGCCCCGCGATGGAAACGCATGCTGGGCATCCAGCAACGGCGGAGCGGATACATGGTCAATACCCCGAAGGACGCAATCATGCGTCCCATCACCGTGATTATGAAACCGGTGGTGTTCCTATCCACGATCTACTACATGCTTACCTTCGCCTGGGTGGTAGGCGTCAACACGACGCTGTCTATCTTCGTAGGCCCATTATACGGCTTCGGTCCTAAGCAAATCG GCTTCTTCTACTTCACCCCCGTAGTAGCCGCCATCCTCGGCGAACTAACCGGCCACTGGCTCCACGACTACCTCGCCAAACTTTCCACAAACCGCAACCAAGGCCGTCTCGAACCCGAAGCCCGTCTCCTCGCCATCTGGTTCGCAACCCCCTTCATCCTAGCCgggatcatcctcctcggcttCGCCCTCGAAGGCGCATACCACTACATGCTGACCGCCCTGGGATGGGGCTTCTACGTCTTCGGCGTCATGATCGTTACCGTCGCCATTAATGCTTACGTGCTTGATAGTTACCCGGAGGCTAGTGGGGAGGTTGCTGCGTGGGTGTGTTTTGGGCGCACGACTGGTGGGTTCATTGTTAGTTATTTTATGGTGGAATGGGCTGGGAAACAGGGGGCGAGGAGGCAGTTTGGGACGATGGCGGGTATTGTGGCGGGGGCGGTTTTGATCGTTTTGGTGTTGCAGGTTAGGGGGAAGGAGTTGAGGGGGTGGGCTGGGCCGGTGAGGTTTAAGACGGGGTga
- a CDS encoding hydrophobic surface binding protein A-domain-containing protein: MYLLQPLLTFLLLTLTTSTPIPTLTHDATAVINDLTKITTDLSALAKSIVAYNGGIPAALDIQVKEMAVERDLDQATRDTTAATPFTVSESATTTSALLGLEPDIRTALVTLVQKKPLVDEVRIGAIVRMNLVNLRTKTGTLSTALQNKATAVDKDTLATKTTELDAGFESAIKAYS; the protein is encoded by the exons ATGTACCTCCTTCAACCACTCCtcaccttcctcctcctaaccctaacaacctccaccccaatcccaacccTCACCCACGACGCAACAGCCGTAATAAACGACCTCACCAAAATCACCACCGACCTCTCCGCCCTCGCAAAAAGCATAGTAGCCTACAATGGCGGAATCCCCGCAGCACTAGATATCCAAGTGAAAGAAATGGCCGTAGAAAGGGACCTTGATCAAGCAACGAGGGACACCACCGCTGCTACGCCGTTCACGGTGAGTGAGAGTGCAACCACGACGAGTGctttgttggggttggagcCGGATATTAGGACTGCGCTTGTGACGTTGGTTCAGAAg AAACCCCTCGTCGATGAAGTGAGAATAGGTGCAATTGTGAGAATGAATTTAGTCAACCTTAGGACCAAGACGGGGACTCTTTCTACGGCATTGCAGAATAAGGCGACTGCGGTGGATAAGGATACGCTGGCTACTAAGACGACGGAGTTGGATGCCGGGTTTGAGAGTGCTATTAAGGCTTATTCTTAG